The following coding sequences are from one Streptomyces sp. NBC_01232 window:
- a CDS encoding DUF6760 family protein has translation MTYALPRLREEIAYIAYHFHWQRDEILDLTHGERQEWVSEIARINTRVNEGG, from the coding sequence GTGACGTACGCCCTCCCCCGGCTCAGGGAGGAGATCGCGTACATCGCCTACCACTTCCACTGGCAACGCGACGAGATCCTCGACCTGACCCACGGCGAGCGCCAGGAGTGGGTCTCCGAGATAGCTCGTATCAACACCCGTGTGAACGAAGGCGGTTGA
- a CDS encoding DUF4255 domain-containing protein produces the protein MIHEVDEGLRRLLAESGLEASGVEVVFDAPTRDWAARRSAPTVCVFLYDIREDHVRRGSGAGEVFDADGFVVARRTPPRWFELTYLVTAWASRPQDEHRLLSQVLTCLVNTDTLPPHLLTGTLAELGLLVDVDAGGTGKDAPAASDVWSALGGELKPSLGLRVKAPLAGLSTVTAPPVTDGLVVRSVPHGSGTEPGAPGRADSGRERPSGEEDGARRLRYTQGGEPGPEGFGGPRERRAVPARRRRGERQP, from the coding sequence GTGATCCACGAGGTCGACGAGGGGCTCCGCCGGCTGCTGGCGGAGTCCGGCCTGGAGGCGTCGGGCGTCGAGGTGGTCTTCGACGCCCCGACGCGTGACTGGGCGGCGCGCCGCAGCGCGCCCACGGTCTGCGTCTTCCTGTACGACATCCGCGAGGACCACGTCCGGCGCGGCAGCGGCGCGGGCGAGGTGTTCGACGCGGACGGGTTCGTCGTCGCGCGCCGCACCCCGCCGCGCTGGTTCGAGCTGACGTACCTGGTCACCGCGTGGGCGAGCCGGCCGCAGGACGAGCACCGGCTCCTGTCCCAGGTGCTCACCTGCCTCGTGAACACCGACACGCTGCCCCCGCACCTGCTCACCGGCACGCTCGCCGAACTCGGCCTGCTCGTGGACGTGGACGCGGGCGGGACCGGCAAGGACGCACCGGCCGCCTCCGACGTGTGGTCGGCGCTCGGCGGCGAGCTGAAGCCGTCCCTCGGGCTGCGGGTGAAGGCGCCGCTGGCGGGCCTCAGCACGGTCACGGCCCCGCCGGTCACCGACGGCCTCGTCGTGCGATCGGTACCGCACGGGTCGGGCACCGAGCCGGGCGCGCCCGGCCGGGCGGACAGCGGGCGGGAGCGGCCCTCCGGCGAGGAGGACGGCGCGCGCCGACTGCGCTACACGCAAGGGGGCGAGCCGGGCCCCGAGGGCTTCGGCGGGCCCCGGGAGCGGCGTGCGGTCCCCGCGCGCCGCAGACGAGGGGAACGACAGCCGTGA
- a CDS encoding phage tail protein, which produces MAEGDALSTHIFGVQLGGYLVESIQEISGLTVEEEVVEVRQVSAEGKQIIRKQPGARQAGEVTITRGLDKSSEFTKWIKETLNNGAVDTARQNLTIEIKDSTGATVRRIQLMQGWASKWEGPSLKAGESAAATESVTIVFEEIIVE; this is translated from the coding sequence ATGGCAGAGGGCGATGCTCTTTCCACCCATATCTTCGGCGTACAGCTCGGCGGCTACCTGGTCGAATCGATCCAGGAGATCAGCGGCCTGACCGTCGAGGAAGAGGTCGTCGAGGTCCGCCAGGTCAGTGCGGAGGGCAAGCAGATCATCCGCAAGCAGCCCGGCGCACGCCAGGCGGGCGAGGTCACGATCACCCGGGGACTCGACAAGAGCAGCGAGTTCACCAAGTGGATCAAGGAGACCCTCAACAACGGCGCCGTCGACACCGCACGACAGAACCTCACCATCGAGATCAAGGACTCCACGGGAGCCACCGTCCGCCGCATCCAGTTGATGCAGGGCTGGGCCTCCAAGTGGGAGGGACCCTCCCTCAAGGCCGGCGAGTCCGCCGCGGCCACCGAGTCCGTGACCATCGTGTTCGAGGAGATCATCGTCGAATGA
- a CDS encoding ATP-binding protein: MGAADGFVPGPAPDPDPDTGPAPGPAPGPLPYLWARLRLVEERVRQAVALRRAVDPDPHDPYRGQYLTPEAVARILDAPHGPGLPALAPAEAPPGSPLDVLSARFALDPLDVDLLLVAIAPDLDARFERLYGYLNDDLTRRRPTVGLALELCGRTGSAASRLRLSPTAPLVAGGLLEVTEPERPPLSRVLTVPDRVTAHLLGDASPDPRLAVVLGRAHADPAVDPAELRRARAAAGSGSRHVHLRSRGGDPEGLAAAALYASGPDPLALDAAALAQHARAVPELARATAREARLTGAGVLLGPLEELPGAPDERARVLRTLCTALRGIPLFTYGTSGWEPSWAADTPVTLTVEAPTPDRNVTRWRHALEGAGGEHGGGADALARSVSAHRLDAGQLRRAADSAVRTAALGGGPLSPEGLRAAVRAQNGAGLARLARRVEPAVGWDDLVLPAPTLRRLRELAVRARHRDQVLGQWGMRPGGGRGRGVIALFAGSSGTGKTMSAEVVAADLGMDLYVVDLSTVVDKYVGETEKNLERIFTEASAVNAVLLFDEADAIFGKRSEVKDAHDKHANMESAYLLQRMESFDGIAVLTTNLRANLDEAFTRRLDVVADFPVPDAAQRLALWERCLGDPLPRAGDLDLGFCADRFELAGGSIRSCAVTAAYLAAASGAPLTMSQVVTAVAQEYRKLGRLVLEGEFGPYLSQVTGV; this comes from the coding sequence ATCGGGGCCGCGGACGGATTCGTTCCCGGCCCAGCCCCAGACCCGGACCCGGACACCGGCCCCGCCCCAGGTCCCGCCCCAGGTCCCCTCCCCTACCTCTGGGCCCGCCTCCGGCTCGTCGAGGAGCGGGTACGGCAGGCCGTGGCGCTCCGGCGGGCCGTCGACCCCGACCCGCACGACCCCTACCGGGGCCAGTACCTCACGCCCGAGGCCGTCGCCCGCATCCTGGACGCGCCGCACGGCCCCGGCCTGCCCGCGCTCGCACCGGCCGAAGCACCCCCCGGCTCGCCGCTCGACGTCCTCTCCGCGCGCTTCGCACTGGATCCGCTGGACGTGGACCTGCTCCTGGTGGCCATCGCGCCGGACCTCGACGCCCGCTTCGAGCGGCTCTACGGCTACCTCAACGACGACCTGACGCGCCGCCGGCCCACCGTCGGCCTCGCCCTCGAACTGTGCGGCCGCACCGGATCGGCGGCCTCCCGGCTGCGGCTCTCCCCCACGGCTCCGCTCGTCGCGGGCGGTCTGCTGGAGGTCACCGAGCCGGAGCGGCCGCCCCTGTCCAGGGTGCTGACCGTCCCGGACCGGGTCACGGCCCATCTGCTCGGCGACGCCTCGCCCGACCCGCGGCTGGCCGTGGTGCTCGGCCGGGCCCACGCCGACCCGGCCGTCGACCCGGCCGAGCTGCGCCGGGCCCGCGCCGCGGCCGGCAGCGGCTCCCGCCACGTCCACCTGCGGTCCCGCGGCGGCGACCCGGAGGGCCTGGCCGCCGCCGCGCTGTACGCGTCCGGGCCGGACCCCCTGGCCCTGGACGCGGCGGCGCTGGCCCAGCACGCCCGCGCCGTGCCCGAACTCGCCCGCGCCACCGCCCGCGAGGCCCGCCTCACGGGCGCCGGTGTGCTGCTGGGTCCGCTGGAGGAACTGCCCGGCGCACCCGACGAGCGGGCCCGCGTCCTGCGCACGCTGTGCACCGCGCTGCGCGGCATCCCCCTCTTCACCTACGGAACGAGCGGCTGGGAACCCTCCTGGGCGGCCGACACCCCCGTCACCCTGACCGTCGAGGCCCCCACCCCCGACCGGAACGTCACCCGCTGGCGGCACGCGCTGGAGGGGGCCGGTGGGGAGCACGGCGGCGGCGCCGACGCGCTCGCCCGGTCCGTGTCCGCGCACCGCCTCGACGCCGGGCAGCTGCGGCGCGCCGCCGACAGCGCGGTGCGCACCGCCGCGCTCGGCGGCGGCCCGCTCTCCCCCGAAGGCCTGCGCGCCGCCGTACGGGCCCAGAACGGTGCGGGGCTCGCCCGCCTCGCCCGCCGGGTGGAGCCCGCGGTGGGCTGGGACGACCTGGTGCTGCCCGCCCCCACCCTCCGCCGGCTGCGCGAACTGGCCGTACGCGCCCGCCACCGCGACCAGGTGCTCGGGCAGTGGGGCATGCGGCCGGGCGGCGGGCGCGGGCGCGGGGTCATCGCCCTGTTCGCCGGGTCCTCCGGCACGGGCAAGACGATGTCCGCCGAGGTGGTGGCCGCCGACCTGGGCATGGACCTGTACGTGGTGGACCTGTCCACGGTCGTCGACAAGTACGTCGGCGAGACCGAGAAGAACCTGGAGCGGATCTTCACCGAGGCGTCCGCCGTCAACGCGGTGCTGCTGTTCGACGAGGCCGACGCGATCTTCGGCAAGCGCTCGGAGGTGAAGGACGCCCACGACAAGCACGCCAACATGGAGTCGGCCTACCTGCTCCAGCGGATGGAGTCCTTCGACGGCATCGCCGTCCTCACCACCAATCTGCGGGCCAACCTCGACGAGGCGTTCACCCGCCGCCTCGACGTGGTCGCCGACTTCCCGGTGCCCGACGCCGCCCAGCGCCTGGCCCTGTGGGAACGGTGCCTGGGCGATCCGCTGCCCCGGGCCGGGGACCTCGATCTCGGCTTCTGCGCGGACCGGTTCGAACTGGCCGGGGGCTCGATCCGGTCCTGCGCCGTGACGGCCGCCTACCTCGCGGCCGCGTCGGGTGCACCGCTGACCATGAGCCAGGTGGTGACGGCGGTCGCCCAGGAGTACCGCAAGCTCGGCCGGCTGGTCCTGGAGGGCGAGTTCGGGCCGTACCTGAGCCAGGTCACCGGCGTGTGA
- a CDS encoding phage tail sheath family protein → MPTYLTPGVYVEEVQSGARPIEGVGTAVAAFVGFAQNGPFHEPTLVTSWDQYSQHFGGFTEGTYLPHAVYGYFANGGGAAYVVRIGGPARDSSAPAASGAVPRTRAAEPAELGGFLVAARPGVTGVSVEIADAEGENPPEDRFKVLVRQGGQIAESYEASARKNVKGYLVTQARASKLIEVTEQRGATQTRPAGGTVVLPDAPASSPAPAGGSSGVARLDPAEYVGDSAARTGFAGLETIDEITMVAVPDLMSAYERGDIDSEGVRTVQLAVISHCEQMGDRVAVLDTPPGLSAQQVRTWRNDEAGYDSRYATLYYPWVRVFDPAAGRNTTVPPSGHVAGVWARSDAERGVHKAPANEVIRGAVDLELRLSKGEQDLLNPIGVNCVRAFPGRGIRIWGARTLSSDPAWRYLNVRRLFNYLEESILLGTQWVVFEPNDDRLWSSIRRNVTAFLTEEWRRGALFGRTAAEAFYVKCDRDNNPQESIDQGRVVCEIGVSPVKPAEFVVFRLAQFSDSTSLIDE, encoded by the coding sequence ATGCCGACGTACCTCACCCCGGGCGTGTACGTGGAGGAGGTGCAGTCCGGTGCTCGCCCGATCGAAGGGGTCGGCACCGCCGTCGCCGCATTCGTGGGCTTCGCCCAGAACGGCCCCTTCCACGAGCCGACGCTGGTCACCAGCTGGGACCAGTACTCCCAGCACTTCGGCGGCTTCACCGAGGGCACCTACCTGCCACACGCCGTCTACGGGTACTTCGCCAACGGCGGCGGCGCCGCGTACGTCGTCCGCATCGGCGGGCCGGCCCGGGACTCCTCCGCTCCGGCCGCCTCGGGTGCGGTCCCCCGGACCCGTGCCGCGGAGCCGGCCGAACTCGGCGGATTCCTGGTAGCCGCCCGGCCGGGCGTCACCGGGGTCTCCGTGGAGATCGCCGACGCGGAGGGCGAGAACCCGCCGGAGGACCGCTTCAAGGTCCTCGTCCGCCAGGGCGGGCAGATCGCCGAGAGCTACGAGGCCTCCGCCCGCAAGAACGTCAAGGGCTACCTCGTCACCCAGGCCCGCGCATCGAAGCTGATCGAGGTCACCGAGCAGCGGGGCGCGACCCAGACCCGGCCCGCCGGCGGGACCGTCGTCCTGCCCGACGCCCCCGCCTCCTCGCCCGCCCCGGCCGGCGGCAGCAGCGGCGTGGCCCGGCTCGATCCGGCCGAGTACGTGGGTGACTCCGCCGCCCGCACCGGGTTCGCCGGCCTGGAGACCATCGACGAGATCACCATGGTCGCGGTGCCGGACCTGATGAGCGCCTACGAGCGCGGTGACATCGACTCCGAGGGCGTGCGCACCGTACAGCTCGCGGTGATCTCGCACTGCGAGCAGATGGGCGACCGGGTGGCCGTCCTGGACACCCCGCCCGGGCTCTCCGCGCAGCAGGTGCGCACCTGGCGCAACGACGAGGCGGGCTACGACTCCCGCTACGCCACCCTCTACTACCCCTGGGTGCGGGTCTTCGACCCGGCCGCCGGGCGCAACACGACCGTCCCGCCGAGCGGCCACGTCGCCGGCGTGTGGGCGCGCAGCGACGCCGAGCGCGGTGTGCACAAGGCCCCCGCCAACGAGGTGATCCGCGGCGCGGTGGACCTGGAACTGCGCCTGAGCAAGGGCGAGCAGGACCTGCTCAACCCGATCGGCGTGAACTGCGTACGGGCCTTCCCCGGCCGGGGCATCCGGATCTGGGGCGCCCGCACGCTCTCCTCGGACCCGGCCTGGCGCTACCTGAACGTGCGCCGTCTCTTCAACTACCTGGAGGAGTCCATCCTCCTGGGCACCCAGTGGGTGGTCTTCGAGCCGAACGACGACCGGCTCTGGTCGAGCATCCGGCGCAACGTCACCGCGTTCCTCACCGAGGAGTGGCGACGCGGCGCGCTGTTCGGCCGCACCGCGGCGGAGGCGTTCTACGTCAAGTGCGACCGGGACAACAACCCGCAGGAGTCGATCGACCAGGGCCGCGTGGTCTGTGAGATCGGCGTGTCGCCCGTCAAGCCCGCGGAGTTCGTGGTGTTCCGGCTGGCCCAGTTCTCCGACAGCACCAGCCTCATCGACGAGTGA